One Misgurnus anguillicaudatus chromosome 19, ASM2758022v2, whole genome shotgun sequence genomic region harbors:
- the atf4b gene encoding activating transcription factor 4b: protein MSLMSSRFGPDDMEVLLWDPSSPMADPLESFLDKDDEVLPLEGAESPLSSFPSSPYTSLSPPCTPLSPQRGQKAGLDPLSLSWISSDELCLDKDGTDIGRERSFNEMDWMTERIDLSEFDLDSLIGSYDSEDPPSSPEELIASLESQIDLESLPLPSEDTPAPSPITPACSPPASVPEIDPLTNLLLTLDTPVTTPFILSTPCVTIDSSTVVPEAQAELEIKSEPASPVPSPSVDPPESPTDMLELGCEVDISETQSPPPIELRVPKIVLSLSPTRIVLVLAPKEEINGMVTLPAKDEVVVENSINPTSPKPQTPPSSPRSRPSRVKPYSPPDSKPTQNQRSESPALTGRVKSAGGPKVVVEKKLKKMEQNKTAATRYRQKKRVEHEVLQSECTALEERNRELTEKVDSITKEIQYLKELMEEVKKARESRSVRA from the exons ATGTCTTTGATGAGCTCACGGTTTGGCCCGGACGATATGGAAGTGCTGCTTTGGGACCCATCATCACCGATGGCTGACCCACTGGAGTCCTTCCTAGACAAAGATGATGAGGTTCTTCCTCTTGAAGGTGCAGAATCACCCCTCTCATCTTTCCCTTCCTCTCCATATACTTCTCTCTCCCCACCCTGCACTCCTCTCTCCCCTCAGAGGGGACAGAAGGCTGGGCTCGACCCGCTGTCCCTGTCCTGGATCTCCTCAGATGAGCTGTGCCTCGACAAAGATGGCACAGATATTGGCAGAG AACGTTCGTTCAACGAAATGGATTGGATGACTGAGCGAATTGACTTGAGTGAGTTCGATCTGGACTCTCTCATTGGCTCATATGACTCTGAGGATCCACCCAGTTCCCCCGAAGAACTTATTGCATCTCTGGAGTCCCAGATAGATCTAGAGTCCCTGCCCCTACCTTCTGAAGATACTCCTGCACCCTCTCCAATCACCCCTGCTTGTTCACCTCCAGCCTCTGTTCCTGAAATTGATCCACTTACCAACCTCTTATTAACCTTAGATACTCCAGTAACTACCCCTTTCATTCTCTCTACACCCTGTGTAACAATAGATTCCTCCACTGTGGTACCCGAAGCCCAGGCTGAGCTTGAGATCAAGTCAGAACCAGCCTCCCCAGTCCCGTCTCCTTCCGTTGATCCACCCGAGTCTCCCACTGACATGCTTGAGCTCGGCTGTGAGGTAGACATCTCTGAAACCCAGAGTCCGCCTCCTATCGAGCTCCGCGTGCCAAAAATTGTCCTGTCCCTGTCTCCAACCCGCATTGTTCTTGTACTTGCTCCCAAAGAGGAGATTAATGGGATGGTTACCCTTCCAGCCAAAGATGAGGTGGTTGTGGAGAATTCCATAAATCCAACTTCCCCCAAACCTCAAACACCCCCATCCTCTCCCCGTTCTCGCCCTTCTAGGGTAAAGCCCTACTCTCCACCCGATTCGAAGCCTACCCAGAATCAGCGGTCAGAATCGCCAGCCCTCACAGGAAGAGTGAAGTCAGCCGGCGGCCCGAAGGTGGTAGTGGAGAAGAAGCTGAAGAAAATGGAGCAGAACAAGACGGCAGCTACGCGCTACAGACAGAAGAAGAGGGTGGAGCATGAGGTCCTCCAGTCTGAGTGCACAGCTCTAGAGGAGAGGAATCGAGAGCTAACGGAGAAAGTGGACTCCATTACAAAGGAGATCCAGTACCTGAAAGAGCTTATGGAAGAAGTCAAGAAAGCTAGAGAGAGCAGAAGTGTGCGGGCATAA
- the LOC129436447 gene encoding GTPase IMAP family member 8, whose amino-acid sequence MRRLLLMGFKGSGKTSTKSTILRQEKSPSDQSLTEQQHWIDILKWRLLVIDTPGWQLESEDTDERDSENHQSIADQCSPGPHALLLVVPIGAPFTEHHWQRLWAQVRALGAGIWRHTMVLFTCADQLPKDSGVEEFIVDGGAALQRLVERCGCRYHAVDNTLSDGSAQVGEVLQKVEEMVQENQGWFFEMERPSLTFEVEEIQGEREEDAVTEVERTQAMFRSPPRELRVLLVGWRGAGKSSAGNVLLGCRVFEPGRPTEVSVRRQAFVDGRRLTIVDTPGWDWFSVHRTPSDIKKEIKQGAGLLHPGPHALLLVIPVVSTLTPKKRQALKNHLEMFGEEACQHTLVLFSCGDWLYGTTIEDHIQQDGGELLKLMKHCWNCYHVLDCTKASKDKTQVTELLQKIEEMVAENGQKPFLPVKLNQELDEEETSGRCILQ is encoded by the exons ATGCGGCGCCTATTGTTGATGGGATTCAAGGGCTCTGGGAAAACCTCGACAAAGAGTACGATCTTAAGGCAAGAGAAAAGTCCATCTGACCAGTCCTTAACAGAGCAACAGCATTGGATAGATATTCTCAAATGGAGACTGCTGGTCATTGACACCCCAGGATGGCAACTGGAAAGCGAAGACACTGATGAGAGGGACTCGGAGAACCACCAATCCATCGCTGATCAGTGCTCTCCTGGACCCCACGCTCTGCTGTTGGTGGTTCCTATTGGAGCACCATTCACCGAGCACCACTGGCAAAGATTGTGGGCTCAGGTCAGGGCTCTGGGAGCAGGGATATGGCGTCACACCATGGTTTTGTTCACCTGTGCAGACCAGTTGCCTAAAGACAGCGGTGTGGAGGAATTTATTGTGGATGGAGGGGCAGCACTGCAGAGACTGGTGGAGAGGTGTGGCTGCAGGTATCATGCCGTGGATAACACCTTGTCGGATGGCAGCGCTCAGGTTGGCGAGGTTCTGCAGAAAGTGGAGGAGATGGTGCAGGAGAATCAGGGCTGGTTCTTTGAAATGGAAAGGCCAAGCCTTACGTTTGAAGTTGAAGAGATTCAAGGGGAACGAGAAGAGGATGCAGTCACAGAAGTGGAGAGAACACAGGCAATGTTTAGATCTCCACCAAGAG AGTTACGGGTGCTGTTAGTTGGCTGGCGTGGAGCTGGTAAGAGCTCCGCAGGTAACGTCCTGTTGGGCTGTCGTGTGTTTGAACCTGGACGGCCTACCGAGGTATCTGTCCGTCGGCAAGCGTTCGTAGATGGTCGGCGCCTCACGATCGTCGATACGCCAGGCTGGGATTGGTTCTCTGTCCATCGCACACCCAGCGACATAAAAAAGGAAATCAAACAAGGGGCAGGACTTCTCCATCCAGGCCCACACGCACtcttattggtcatcccagtgGTTTCCACCCTAACTCCCAAAAAGAGGCAGGCCCTCAAGAACCATTTGGAAATGTTCGGTGAGGAGGCATGTCAACACACGTTGGTGCTGTTCTCATGTGGCGACTGGCTGTATGGCACAACAATCGAAGATCATATCCAACAGGATGGAGGTGAGCTGTTGAAACTTATGAAGCATTGTTGGAACTGTTATCATGTCCTGGACTGTACCAAAGCCAGCAAGGACAAGACCCAGGTGACTGAACTATTGCAGAAAATAGAGGAAATGGTGGCAGAGAATGGCCAGAAACCTTTCCTACCGGTCAAAT TGAACCAGGAACTAGATGAGGAAGAAACAAGTGGAAGATGCATTCTGCAATAA
- the adsl gene encoding LOW QUALITY PROTEIN: adenylosuccinate lyase (The sequence of the model RefSeq protein was modified relative to this genomic sequence to represent the inferred CDS: substituted 1 base at 1 genomic stop codon): protein MEGSGDEFMKYRSPLVSRYASKEMAYNFSDRKKFTTWRKLWLYLAKAEKDLGLPITEAQVNEMESHLEDIDFVVAAEEEKKLRHDVMAHVHTFAKCCPTAAPIIHLGATSCYVGDNTDLIMLRDGFDILLPKLARVIDRLADFAEKNADLPTLGFTHFQXPAQLTTVGKRACLWLQDLVMDMRNLQRARDDLRFRGVKGTTGTQASFLQLFQEDHDKVEELDRKVTEMAGFKKSYLVTGQTYTRKVDIDSLSVLASLGATIHKICTDIRLLANLKEIEEPFEKEQIGSSAMAYKRNPMRAERCCSLARHLMALMSDPLHTLSVQWLERTLDDSANRRISLPESFLTADIILSTLQNITEGLVVYPKVIERHIRHELPFMATENIIMAMVKAGGNRQDCHEKIRVLSQQAAAVVKQEGGDNDLLARVQADPYFTPILGQLDALLDPKTFIGRAPQQVARFLSEEVKPVLEPYKNKMDVKIELEL from the exons ATGGAGGGATCCGGGGACGAGTTCATGAAATACCGCTCACCTCTGGTGTCTCGGTACGCCAGCAAAGAGATGGCTTATAACTTCAGCGACAGGAAAAAATTCACAACATGGCGAAAACTTTGGCTCTATCTCGCCAAAGCTGAGA AGGATTTGGGCCTGCCTATAACCGAAGCCCAGGTGAACGAGATGGAGTCTCACTTGGAGGACATTGACTTTGTTGTGGCTGCTGAAGAGGAGAAAAAGTTGCGGCATGATGTCATGGCTCATGTGCACACTTTCGCCAAGTGCTGCCCCACTGCTGCTCCCATAATTCACCTGGGCGCCACTTCCTGTTATGTTGGAGACAATACG GATCTGATAATGCTGCGTGACGGATTTGATATTCTCCTTCCAAAG CTGGCTCGTGTGATTGACAGGTTGGCGGACTTTGCAGAGAAAAATGCTGACCTACCGACTTTGGGTTTCACTCACTTTCAGTGA CCTGCACAGCTGACTACGGTCGGGAAGCGTGCGTGTCTCTGGCTGCAGGATCTGGTCATGGACATGCGTAACCTTCAGCGTGCTCGAGATGACCTGCGTTTTCGGGGGGTCAAGGGAACCACTGGCACTCAGGCCAGTTTCCTGCAGCTCTTTCAGGAGGATCACGATAAG GTGGAAGAATTGGATCGAAAAGTCACAGAGATGGCTGGATTTAAAAA ATCGTATTTGGTGACAGGTCAGACATACACTCGTAAGGTGGATATCGACTCGCTCAGTGTGCTGGCCAGCCTGGGAGCTACAATACACAAG ATTTGCACTGATATCCGTCTCTTAGCTAATCTGAAAGAGATCGAGGAGCCATTTGAAAAAGAGCAGATTG GCTCCAGTGCAATGGCGTATAAGAGGAATCCCATGAGGGCTGAACGCTGCTGTAGTCTCGCTCGCCACCTGATGGCGCTGATGTCAGATCCCTTGCATACATTATCTGTGCAGTGGCTTGAAAGAACCTTGGACGACAGCGCTAACAG GAGAATCTCTCTACCCGAGTCCTTCCTCACTGCTGACATCATCCTCAGCACCCTGCAGAACATCACTGAAGGACTGGTGGTCTATCCTAAG GTGATTGAGAGGCATATTCGTCATGAGCTGCCCTTTATGGCCACCGAAAACATCATCATGGCCATGGTGAAAGCTGGAGGAAACAGACAG GACTGTCACGAAAAGATCCGAGTGCTTTCCCAACAGGCTGCAGCCGTGGTCAAACAAGAAGGGGGAGATAATGACCTGCTGGCTCGGGTTCAAGCTGATCCATATTTCACCCCCATACTTGGTCAGCTAGATGCTCTTTTGGACCCCAAAACCTTCATCGGCCGAGCCCCACAACAG GTTGCAAGATTTTTGTCTGAGGAAGTCAAACCTGTTTTAGAgccatacaaaaataaaatggatgTAAAGATTGAACTAGAATTATGA
- the tmem150b gene encoding modulator of macroautophagy TMEM150B: MWAWALLPVTLAVFGTIGLWVVYGIAVSNNTVNIKEEFPYISTCGSYNPQSCLFSQICNICCMLALWIISIRFQQIRDFGCASRTNTASLVIGFISSIGISILGNFQPSVLLGVHLLGAALAFFLGLVYFWIQTWLTYSAQPSRDRRWVGPVRIILCSMCTCFVVCMVVLHITGYRSEAAICEWALVMCFFALFGVFAAEFRHIDLHKLTVQKEGMKKANEENGVWTLQESL, encoded by the exons ATGTGGGCATGGGCATTGCTACCTGTCACCCTGGCAGTGTTTGGCACTATTGGCCTTTGGGTTGT ATATGGCATAGCTGTGTCCAATAACACAGTTAATATAAAGGAAGAATTTCCTTACATCAG CACATGTGGCTCATACAACCCCCAAAGTTGTCTGTTTTCTCAAATCTGCAACATATGCTGCATGCTAG CTCTGTGGATCATCTCAATTAGATTTCAACAAATAAGGGATTTTGGCTGTGCATCCCGAACAAACACAGCCAGTCTGGTGATTGGCTTCATCTCCAGTATTGGTATTTCTATTCTTGGGAACTTCCAG CCATCAGTACTGCTGGGAGTTCATCTGCTGGGGGCAGCTTTGGCCTTCTTCCTGGGTTTGGTTTACTTCTGGATCCAGACATGGCTTACCTACAGTGCCCAGCCGTCACGTGACCGGCGATGGGTGGGGCCAGTACGCATCATTCTCTGCAGCATGTGCACATGTTTTGTCGTCTGCA TGGTCGTTCTGCATATCACAGGGTATCGCTCTGAGGCCGCCATATGCGAATGGGCTCTGGTTATGTGCTTCTTTGCACTTTTTGGGGTCTTTGCGGCTGAATTCAGACACATTGATCTCCATAAGTTGACCGTACAGAAGGAGGGAATGAAAAAAGCTAACGAGGAAAATGGTGTGTGGACGCTACAAGAAAGTTTATGA